A single window of Rubripirellula lacrimiformis DNA harbors:
- a CDS encoding enoyl-ACP reductase FabI, with protein MQFNGKKGLILGVANDHSIAWAIAKQIMDAGGQCGFTHLPDRPDDERQRNRRRVSQLTDKYENAKFLVPLDAQDDGNIRTVFETAAEEFGKIDFLLHSIAFADRNDLARDTVYTSREGFKLAMDVSVYTLIACTAAAKEIMNPGGSIATMTYFGGEKCVPGYNVMGICKAALDATVRYLAYDMGPQGVRVNALSAGPVRTLAGRAAGVEEMLTLYEHMAPLGRNVSHEEVGRTGAFLLSDNSEGISGEILHVDGGYHAMGSPGRLLEKLKS; from the coding sequence ATGCAATTCAATGGGAAAAAAGGACTGATTCTGGGGGTCGCCAACGACCATTCGATCGCATGGGCGATCGCCAAGCAAATCATGGATGCTGGCGGCCAGTGCGGTTTCACCCACCTGCCCGATCGCCCGGACGATGAACGGCAACGGAATCGTCGCCGAGTTTCGCAATTAACGGACAAATACGAGAATGCAAAGTTTCTCGTACCCCTAGATGCGCAAGACGACGGCAACATCCGCACCGTTTTCGAGACTGCGGCTGAAGAATTTGGGAAAATCGACTTTTTATTGCATTCGATCGCCTTCGCAGATCGCAACGATCTGGCTCGTGACACGGTTTACACATCGCGTGAAGGGTTCAAATTGGCGATGGATGTCAGCGTTTACACGCTGATTGCCTGCACCGCGGCGGCCAAAGAAATCATGAACCCGGGCGGATCGATCGCCACGATGACGTATTTCGGCGGCGAAAAATGTGTGCCGGGCTACAACGTGATGGGCATCTGCAAAGCGGCCTTGGACGCGACTGTGCGATATCTGGCCTACGACATGGGGCCGCAAGGTGTGCGGGTCAACGCGTTGTCGGCAGGTCCCGTGCGGACTTTGGCCGGGCGGGCGGCGGGTGTCGAAGAAATGTTGACCCTGTACGAACACATGGCCCCCTTGGGACGCAACGTCAGCCACGAAGAAGTTGGCCGAACCGGTGCGTTCCTGCTGAGCGACAATAGCGAAGGCATCAGCGGCGAAATTCTGCACGTCGATGGTGGCTATCACGCGATGGGCAGCCCTGGACGGTTGCTAGAAAAATTGAAGTCCTAA
- a CDS encoding thioredoxin family protein, with protein MVRTASTMLPLGTSAPTFALPDTDGNVVSIEQFADSKALLVIFMCNHCPYVKHVADQLAALANDYMGKGVAVVGISSNDADNYPDDSPAAMATEKAARGYKFPYLFDGDQSVAIAYTAACTPDFFLFDGDQKLVYRGQLDSSRPKTDIPVTGQDLRAAIDAVLAGQAPDQQQRPSIGCNIKWKAGNEPQYFNPLGSA; from the coding sequence ATGGTCCGTACCGCCAGCACGATGTTGCCACTTGGCACTTCCGCACCGACGTTTGCGTTACCCGATACTGACGGAAACGTCGTTTCGATCGAACAGTTTGCTGACTCCAAAGCGTTGCTCGTGATCTTCATGTGCAACCACTGTCCGTACGTCAAACACGTGGCCGACCAATTGGCCGCTTTGGCCAACGACTACATGGGCAAGGGAGTCGCGGTGGTCGGGATCAGCAGCAACGATGCGGATAACTATCCCGACGATTCCCCCGCAGCGATGGCCACCGAAAAGGCGGCTCGCGGGTACAAGTTCCCGTACCTGTTCGATGGTGACCAAAGTGTTGCGATCGCTTACACGGCCGCCTGCACGCCGGATTTCTTCCTGTTCGATGGGGATCAGAAATTGGTCTATCGGGGACAGTTGGATTCCAGCCGACCCAAGACGGACATCCCCGTCACGGGCCAGGATCTTCGCGCGGCCATCGACGCTGTGCTGGCCGGTCAAGCACCGGACCAGCAGCAGCGACCATCGATCGGTTGCAACATCAAGTGGAAAGCGGGCAACGAGCCGCAGTACTTCAACCCGCTAGGGTCTGCGTGA
- a CDS encoding prenyltransferase/squalene oxidase repeat-containing protein: MSLPYLHELTLRLAMGAAGLDDDFRGRHVAWLASQQRPDGGFAGREGESDPYYTAFALRALWIVGGLDEAIGKRAADFLRSRLQKRESVIDLMSLIFAAAICEMAIGEVVIADDDLQWRSNVAGLLASLRTDDGGFAKTPEGRAGSTYQTFLTVLCHQLIEMPIDAPEKIQSFLKSQAHPDGGFLEIRAAKRPGVNPTAAAVGTIKSLDLIDQFDFTDTAEFLAEMQSDEGGLTANTRIPFADLLSSFTGLLTLSDLQAHDRVDIPAIQRYAMSMQSPSGGFVGFSLDQTADVEYTFYGLATLSLCQTLTH, translated from the coding sequence GTGAGTCTGCCGTACCTGCACGAGCTGACGTTGCGGTTGGCGATGGGAGCAGCGGGGCTGGATGACGATTTCAGGGGACGACATGTCGCTTGGTTGGCGTCCCAGCAACGCCCCGATGGTGGTTTTGCTGGTCGCGAAGGCGAAAGTGATCCCTACTACACCGCGTTCGCCCTGCGCGCCCTGTGGATTGTCGGCGGGTTGGATGAAGCAATCGGAAAACGAGCCGCTGACTTTTTGCGTTCTCGGCTGCAGAAACGTGAATCGGTGATCGACCTGATGTCGTTGATCTTTGCAGCCGCCATCTGTGAAATGGCGATCGGCGAAGTCGTGATCGCCGATGACGATTTGCAGTGGCGATCCAACGTTGCCGGATTGTTGGCGTCGCTGCGGACCGACGATGGCGGATTCGCGAAAACACCCGAAGGTCGCGCTGGCAGCACCTATCAAACGTTTTTGACCGTGCTGTGCCATCAGTTGATCGAAATGCCAATCGACGCACCGGAGAAGATTCAGTCGTTCTTGAAATCGCAGGCCCATCCCGATGGCGGATTTCTAGAGATTCGTGCGGCCAAACGACCGGGCGTCAATCCGACCGCCGCCGCAGTCGGAACCATCAAGTCGCTGGACCTGATCGATCAGTTCGACTTCACAGACACTGCCGAATTCCTTGCCGAGATGCAGTCGGACGAAGGCGGGCTGACAGCCAATACACGCATTCCATTTGCAGACTTGCTTTCGTCATTCACCGGGCTGTTGACCCTGTCGGATTTGCAGGCCCACGACCGTGTCGATATCCCCGCGATTCAGCGATACGCGATGTCGATGCAGTCACCGTCAGGTGGGTTCGTTGGCTTCTCGCTGGATCAGACGGCCGATGTCGAATACACCTTCTATGGTTTGGCGACCCTATCGCTGTGTCAAACACTTACTCATTGA
- a CDS encoding ABC transporter ATP-binding protein → MNDASADPSLVVQGLSKSFPTGGDPLRVLSDLDLELHSGDSLAVVGPSGSGKSTLLQILGTLDRPDSGSVRIDQTDPFELSESGLAAFRNQKIGFIFQDHHLLPQLTVIENVLVPALAIGKPSSGDLQNAQDLLSQVGLTQRLGHLPSELSGGERERVAIARALLMKPTLILADEPTGNLDRSTAETITALLLTLQASVGAILITVTHSETLAAAMSQRKELVDGKLV, encoded by the coding sequence ATGAACGATGCGTCCGCTGATCCGTCGCTGGTTGTCCAGGGACTTTCCAAATCGTTTCCCACCGGTGGCGATCCGCTGCGGGTGTTGTCGGACTTGGATCTGGAACTTCACAGTGGCGATTCGTTGGCGGTGGTGGGGCCAAGCGGCAGCGGGAAGAGCACGCTGTTGCAAATCCTAGGGACCTTGGATCGTCCCGATTCGGGCTCGGTTCGAATCGATCAAACCGACCCGTTCGAATTGTCCGAATCTGGGCTGGCCGCATTCCGCAACCAGAAAATCGGTTTCATCTTTCAAGACCATCACCTGTTGCCTCAATTGACGGTGATCGAAAATGTGTTGGTGCCGGCTTTGGCAATCGGCAAACCATCCAGCGGCGATCTCCAGAACGCACAGGACTTGTTGAGCCAGGTCGGGCTGACGCAAAGGCTGGGGCATCTGCCCAGCGAGCTCTCCGGCGGCGAACGGGAACGCGTGGCCATCGCACGGGCGTTGCTGATGAAACCGACGCTGATTTTGGCAGACGAACCGACCGGAAACCTGGATCGTAGCACCGCCGAAACGATCACCGCTCTACTGCTGACGCTGCAGGCGTCGGTCGGTGCGATTCTGATCACGGTCACTCACAGCGAAACCCTGGCGGCGGCTATGTCCCAGCGAAAGGAACTCGTGGACGGTAAACTGGTCTAA
- a CDS encoding SHD1 domain-containing protein: MKIFVQLIIGLMTLAVSSEAMARSWTSAAGGYTLEADEIASSDTSVILKRASGKLVVVALDELSKADQDYIASKEVVDKLRESAAKMQTWTSADGLKIRGRVVAYGRKDLSISRLRGKVVINSVLFERLDPLHQKLVLKIMSELEGETFQDEQGLNRWAKVLGAEPKVYPLEGVLLELETGDRLAVPFFLFSEADLEVLSPGWDAWSKSNDNEAAQAQESLMMQTEARHYQEQRQQQEQQQEQQRDYQRQQIEVLKLNMLAAATGVTSIWEVGLQPPLGAYGRRMSVMVTAQNSDVATRMALAQYPGYRVFGVRKASRF, encoded by the coding sequence ATGAAAATTTTTGTACAACTGATCATTGGTTTGATGACGCTGGCGGTTTCTAGCGAAGCCATGGCCCGGTCATGGACCAGTGCCGCGGGCGGATACACGTTGGAAGCCGACGAGATCGCGTCCAGCGATACATCGGTCATCTTGAAGCGGGCTTCGGGAAAGCTGGTCGTGGTCGCGCTGGACGAACTGTCCAAGGCGGACCAGGATTACATCGCATCCAAAGAAGTCGTCGACAAGCTGCGTGAATCGGCTGCGAAGATGCAGACTTGGACGTCCGCCGATGGTCTGAAGATTCGCGGCCGTGTGGTGGCCTACGGCCGGAAAGATTTGTCAATCTCGCGACTGCGTGGGAAAGTGGTCATCAACTCGGTGCTGTTCGAACGCCTGGACCCGTTGCATCAAAAATTGGTGCTGAAGATCATGTCGGAATTGGAGGGGGAAACTTTCCAAGACGAACAGGGGCTGAACCGATGGGCCAAGGTGTTGGGGGCCGAGCCGAAGGTTTATCCGCTAGAAGGGGTGCTGTTGGAACTGGAAACCGGCGACCGGCTTGCCGTGCCGTTCTTTCTGTTCAGCGAAGCTGACCTGGAGGTGCTGTCGCCGGGCTGGGATGCCTGGTCAAAGTCCAATGACAACGAAGCGGCCCAGGCTCAAGAGAGCTTGATGATGCAGACCGAAGCGAGGCATTATCAGGAACAACGTCAGCAACAGGAGCAGCAGCAAGAACAGCAGCGGGATTACCAGCGACAGCAGATCGAAGTCCTGAAGCTGAACATGTTGGCGGCCGCAACGGGCGTGACGTCGATCTGGGAAGTCGGGCTGCAGCCACCGCTGGGAGCCTACGGGCGCCGCATGTCGGTGATGGTCACCGCTCAAAACAGCGACGTGGCGACCCGAATGGCATTGGCCCAGTACCCAGGCTACCGAGTCTTCGGCGTCCGTAAAGCAAGCCGGTTCTAG
- the recG gene encoding ATP-dependent DNA helicase RecG gives MADTSSKSKNADASSPDAGPALSTALATLPGMSRARAARFAKLGLRTIQDMLFLFPRDYERPAPPAKVDQLRDGEPASLLGTISEGEVASRTPGKSVFGAIVENESGAVRILFFNQAFRADQLTVGRRVIISGTPKLNGLRFEFVHPKVTILDKSEDLPEPRMLAIYPLTDGVKQSELRNLAAQFLPLADGLLEVMPAELRKAAAERLREQQIDVVGDLPAIDAALRQLHQPDSDAQMFTARTRLVFQELLVMQLALAMKRRRSTTELQAPPLPSTAMVDARITNRLPFSLTGDQRKSIDEIRADMSRQFPMNRLLQGDVGSGKTVVAVYAMMLAVAGNHQAVLMAPTEVLARQHYDTLTEMLESSRVRIGLLCGSLTAAQRRDVFAGTASGEIDLLVGTQALLYGGIEFHRLGLCVVDEQHKFGVGQRVQLRGGGVAPHSLVMSATPIPRSIAMTMFGDVELSTIREKPPGRGKVNTYLAHDGWKDRWWSFVRQRLDEGRQVFVVAPRVTASEEDEGEDVSSVETVFEELSTGPLSNYRVGLLHGRMANDEKQAIMQSFAAGRTDVLVSTTVIEVGINVPNATVMTILGAQRFGLAQLHQLRGRVSRGRHAGHVCVFTDGERSPDENERLQVFEKTDDGFELAEADFRIRGPGDLLGRKQSGLPPMRIADLNRDVEILAVARAMAQEMIDEDPDLSDGELSALRDQMMRRYAKRLDLGDAA, from the coding sequence ATGGCCGACACATCATCCAAATCGAAAAACGCGGACGCATCGTCACCCGATGCCGGTCCAGCACTTTCGACGGCCTTGGCAACCCTGCCGGGCATGAGTCGAGCGAGAGCGGCAAGGTTTGCCAAACTGGGGCTTCGAACCATCCAGGACATGCTGTTCCTGTTTCCCCGCGACTACGAACGGCCTGCCCCGCCAGCCAAAGTGGATCAGCTTCGCGATGGCGAACCAGCGTCGCTGTTGGGAACGATCAGCGAAGGTGAAGTGGCTTCGCGGACCCCCGGAAAATCCGTTTTCGGTGCCATTGTCGAAAACGAATCGGGTGCGGTTCGCATTTTGTTCTTCAATCAAGCCTTTCGTGCCGACCAGTTGACCGTCGGACGACGCGTGATCATCTCGGGCACCCCCAAACTGAATGGGCTGCGATTCGAGTTCGTTCATCCGAAGGTCACGATCCTGGACAAGAGCGAGGATCTGCCTGAACCACGGATGTTGGCCATCTACCCGTTGACCGATGGCGTCAAACAATCCGAACTGCGCAACCTTGCTGCACAATTCCTGCCGCTTGCCGACGGGCTGCTGGAAGTGATGCCGGCGGAGCTCCGGAAGGCGGCCGCCGAGCGTCTTCGTGAACAACAAATCGATGTCGTCGGCGACCTGCCGGCGATCGACGCGGCGCTTCGGCAGCTGCATCAACCCGATAGCGACGCCCAAATGTTCACGGCTCGGACGCGTCTGGTGTTCCAGGAACTGTTGGTGATGCAATTGGCATTGGCAATGAAGCGCCGCCGATCGACCACCGAACTGCAGGCCCCGCCCCTGCCCTCCACCGCCATGGTCGACGCACGGATCACCAACCGATTGCCATTCTCCCTGACCGGTGACCAACGGAAATCCATCGACGAGATCCGGGCCGACATGTCGCGTCAGTTCCCGATGAACCGATTGCTGCAAGGAGACGTCGGCAGTGGCAAAACAGTCGTTGCCGTGTACGCGATGATGTTGGCAGTGGCCGGCAATCATCAAGCGGTGTTGATGGCGCCGACCGAAGTGCTGGCCCGCCAACACTACGATACCCTGACGGAAATGCTGGAAAGCAGCCGAGTGCGGATCGGATTGCTGTGCGGTTCGTTGACCGCAGCCCAGCGACGCGATGTCTTTGCCGGTACTGCGTCGGGCGAGATCGATTTGCTGGTCGGTACGCAGGCATTGCTGTACGGCGGCATCGAATTCCATCGGCTTGGGTTGTGCGTCGTTGATGAACAGCACAAGTTCGGCGTCGGCCAGCGAGTCCAATTGCGTGGTGGCGGGGTCGCGCCGCATTCGCTAGTGATGTCGGCGACACCGATCCCGCGTTCGATCGCGATGACAATGTTCGGCGATGTCGAACTGAGCACGATCCGCGAAAAACCGCCGGGCCGCGGCAAGGTGAATACATACCTGGCTCACGACGGATGGAAGGATCGTTGGTGGTCGTTTGTCCGCCAGCGACTTGATGAAGGCCGCCAAGTGTTCGTCGTGGCCCCGCGAGTGACCGCGTCGGAGGAAGATGAGGGCGAGGATGTTTCGTCCGTTGAAACCGTGTTCGAGGAACTCAGCACCGGCCCGCTTTCGAACTACCGCGTCGGGTTGCTGCACGGACGAATGGCCAATGACGAAAAGCAAGCGATCATGCAATCGTTTGCCGCCGGACGCACGGACGTTTTGGTCAGCACGACCGTGATCGAAGTCGGCATCAACGTCCCCAACGCTACCGTGATGACCATCCTGGGCGCCCAACGATTCGGGCTGGCACAGCTTCACCAATTGCGAGGCCGGGTATCGCGAGGACGACATGCCGGGCACGTCTGCGTGTTTACCGACGGCGAGCGTTCACCGGACGAAAACGAACGTCTGCAGGTGTTCGAAAAAACGGACGATGGTTTTGAATTGGCCGAAGCAGACTTTCGCATTCGCGGCCCGGGTGACCTGCTGGGCAGAAAGCAAAGCGGATTGCCACCGATGCGGATCGCTGACCTGAACCGCGATGTCGAAATTCTAGCGGTCGCCCGCGCGATGGCTCAGGAAATGATCGACGAGGATCCGGATCTATCCGACGGCGAACTGTCGGCACTTCGCGACCAAATGATGCGACGCTACGCCAAGCGTCTGGACCTGGGCGACGCGGCCTGA
- a CDS encoding carbohydrate kinase family protein: protein MDTTHKRFTLFGIGVSVLDVVMVVDALPEEESVVRAERRRVSIGGPVAVAAATAAILGGRVGFADRLGSDVMSHALTAELAASGVDVSRIEIAADQTASVATVWVHASNGSRTIVFSPGGETPLAWNDKIAAAVADTTILHCNGRHLDVCLQAIPIAKQNNVLVSFDGGAHRYRDEVLPIVSQADILIVSHHFAAAHWARSQPPRQDQPPHHESVQPPSSDRLARLLMDDFGASLVGVTAGQQGSWFRTDDGDHWHQPAVKASSAIDTTGCGDTFHGAFLHGMAAGFPPRRCSELAAIVAARNAEGLGALGFDRRRLLDELDSIA from the coding sequence ATGGACACAACCCACAAGCGTTTCACTTTGTTTGGCATAGGCGTTTCGGTCCTGGATGTGGTGATGGTCGTTGACGCGTTGCCCGAGGAAGAATCGGTCGTGCGGGCCGAGCGTCGGCGTGTTTCGATTGGTGGCCCAGTTGCTGTTGCTGCGGCGACGGCGGCGATCCTGGGTGGACGAGTGGGGTTTGCGGATCGCTTGGGCAGCGATGTGATGTCACACGCGCTGACCGCCGAACTTGCGGCCTCCGGAGTCGATGTCAGCCGGATCGAAATCGCCGCTGACCAGACCGCATCGGTCGCCACGGTGTGGGTCCATGCATCCAACGGTTCGCGGACGATCGTGTTCTCACCCGGCGGTGAAACACCGCTGGCGTGGAACGACAAAATCGCGGCGGCGGTCGCTGACACCACCATCCTGCACTGCAACGGGCGTCATCTGGATGTCTGCCTGCAAGCGATCCCGATCGCCAAGCAAAACAACGTCCTGGTCTCTTTCGACGGCGGCGCCCATCGATACCGCGACGAAGTACTACCGATCGTTTCCCAAGCCGACATCCTGATCGTGTCGCATCATTTCGCCGCGGCTCACTGGGCCCGATCCCAGCCACCCCGCCAAGACCAGCCACCTCACCACGAATCCGTCCAACCACCCAGCAGCGATCGATTGGCCCGATTGTTGATGGACGATTTTGGGGCCAGCTTGGTTGGAGTGACCGCTGGTCAGCAAGGCAGCTGGTTTCGAACCGATGACGGCGATCATTGGCACCAACCGGCGGTCAAAGCGTCATCCGCCATCGATACAACCGGATGTGGGGACACGTTCCACGGCGCATTCTTGCATGGCATGGCGGCTGGTTTTCCACCCCGGCGGTGCTCTGAACTGGCCGCAATCGTGGCCGCCCGCAATGCCGAAGGGCTGGGAGCACTGGGGTTCGACCGACGTCGATTGCTAGACGAACTGGATTCGATCGCCTAA
- a CDS encoding sulfatase, producing the protein MALHAFDASEEPITEDWARTFSVPGKHGSVLGGPVLSYPALFFGGNVSSSVESEFGNTMCRSLFWIVVGLPLFLGVMPVGWAADKKMNVLFISADDMNCDLGVYGNSQVKTPNLERLAKMGVRFDRAYCQQPLCGPSRASIMTGLRPDTLDMHTLKHELREKNPDVVTLGQMFRNNGYFSARAGKIYHYGNPAQIGTDANDDPATWDVRFNPRGIDSLQEEKITRYGLGRQKAGLGISMAWWDPVSRDEEHTDGLVASQIIELIEQKKDEPFFLAAGFFNPHCPYVAPKRYFDMYPLDEITMPDLEAAKRDLDDVPPMAISRDTKGWPYYFKDVSVEEARKCKQAYYACNSFVDAQVGRLLDALEQNDLLDSTVIVFWSDHGYFLGEKGLWYKRKAFERSAKMPLIIAAPGLAKDASTQSTVELLDVYPTLADLCGIAPPENLEGQSLRPLLASPVSSQWNKPAVTQVWHGKDAWGYSIRTDRYRYTEWLEGKAGRELYDHANDSDEVHNLADHADQAATVRQLSTLLKPYVRLQPHKRPASRN; encoded by the coding sequence ATGGCTTTGCACGCCTTCGATGCAAGCGAGGAACCGATCACGGAAGATTGGGCAAGGACATTCAGTGTTCCTGGCAAACACGGAAGCGTCCTGGGCGGGCCGGTCTTGTCGTATCCCGCTTTGTTTTTTGGTGGGAACGTGTCGTCGTCTGTTGAATCGGAATTCGGAAACACCATGTGCCGCAGCTTGTTTTGGATCGTTGTTGGGTTGCCTCTGTTCTTGGGCGTGATGCCTGTTGGATGGGCGGCGGATAAGAAGATGAACGTGCTGTTCATCTCGGCGGACGATATGAATTGTGACCTGGGCGTGTATGGGAACTCGCAGGTCAAGACGCCGAACCTGGAACGGCTGGCCAAGATGGGTGTGCGCTTCGATCGCGCCTATTGTCAGCAGCCGCTGTGTGGACCGAGCCGGGCCAGCATCATGACTGGGCTGCGTCCGGATACGCTGGACATGCACACGCTGAAGCATGAACTACGCGAGAAGAATCCGGATGTGGTCACGCTGGGGCAAATGTTTCGAAACAACGGCTACTTTTCGGCGCGTGCTGGCAAAATCTATCACTACGGGAACCCGGCTCAAATTGGAACCGACGCCAATGACGATCCGGCGACATGGGACGTGCGATTCAACCCGCGGGGGATCGACAGTCTTCAAGAAGAAAAAATCACACGTTACGGATTGGGGCGACAGAAAGCGGGACTGGGCATCTCCATGGCGTGGTGGGATCCGGTTAGCCGCGATGAAGAGCACACCGATGGTTTGGTCGCTTCGCAGATCATTGAACTGATCGAGCAGAAGAAGGACGAGCCGTTCTTTTTGGCGGCCGGGTTCTTCAATCCGCATTGCCCCTACGTGGCACCGAAACGATACTTCGACATGTATCCGTTAGATGAGATCACGATGCCGGATCTGGAAGCGGCCAAGCGGGACTTGGACGACGTTCCCCCGATGGCGATTAGCCGAGACACCAAGGGTTGGCCGTATTACTTCAAGGACGTTTCCGTCGAAGAGGCGCGGAAGTGCAAGCAGGCCTATTACGCCTGCAATTCATTCGTGGACGCGCAGGTAGGGCGATTGCTGGATGCGTTGGAACAGAATGATCTGCTGGACAGCACCGTCATCGTTTTCTGGTCCGATCATGGATATTTCCTGGGCGAAAAAGGGTTGTGGTACAAGCGAAAGGCATTCGAGCGTTCGGCAAAAATGCCGTTGATCATCGCCGCCCCAGGCTTGGCCAAAGATGCGTCGACGCAAAGCACCGTTGAACTGTTGGATGTGTACCCGACGCTCGCGGATCTGTGCGGGATCGCGCCGCCCGAGAATCTGGAGGGGCAATCGCTGCGGCCTCTGTTGGCTAGTCCGGTAAGCAGTCAATGGAACAAGCCGGCGGTGACTCAGGTCTGGCACGGCAAAGACGCCTGGGGCTATTCAATCCGAACCGACCGCTACCGTTACACCGAATGGCTGGAAGGGAAGGCGGGTCGCGAACTGTATGATCACGCCAACGATTCGGATGAGGTGCACAACCTAGCCGATCATGCTGATCAAGCCGCGACCGTCCGCCAGCTTTCGACGCTGCTGAAGCCCTACGTCCGCCTGCAGCCTCACAAGCGACCGGCCAGTCGTAACTGA
- a CDS encoding AlkZ-related protein — protein MLTTFDDAYRFVLDQKICTVFGSKNSPHPSLWDNTDLSEQKPKAGGWSPKVMAVWDWKTRIPQTYPEAIFYGKVPGGDAVLMEMQHFRSVHYPCTFQPVIQLDSLAQDVYQAIRLEPAYTGPLRKRVIQRTACTKSQFDTALKKLQVSLNIVRSNDPKLKNDFWLPMREVHLDLVQLHE, from the coding sequence ATGCTAACGACATTCGACGATGCCTATCGTTTCGTCCTGGACCAGAAAATCTGCACGGTGTTTGGCAGCAAGAACTCGCCCCACCCCTCCCTGTGGGACAACACCGACCTGTCCGAACAGAAGCCCAAGGCGGGTGGCTGGAGCCCGAAGGTGATGGCGGTCTGGGATTGGAAAACCCGCATTCCGCAAACCTATCCTGAAGCGATCTTTTACGGCAAAGTTCCCGGTGGCGATGCGGTGCTGATGGAAATGCAACACTTCCGCAGCGTTCACTACCCCTGCACGTTCCAGCCAGTCATCCAACTGGATTCGCTAGCGCAAGACGTGTACCAAGCCATCCGACTCGAACCGGCCTACACCGGCCCGTTACGAAAACGAGTGATCCAGCGGACCGCTTGCACCAAAAGCCAGTTCGACACCGCCCTGAAAAAGCTGCAGGTCAGTCTGAACATCGTTCGTTCGAACGATCCCAAACTCAAGAACGATTTCTGGCTCCCGATGCGCGAGGTCCATTTGGATCTTGTGCAACTGCACGAATAG
- a CDS encoding sulfatase family protein: MYRSAASLLFVLMVSLVAAAADRPNIVLIFSDDQGVDDVGCYGSEIPTPNIDRIAKQGIRLTNWYSASSICTPSRYGLLTGRNPSRSRDQLLSALMFLSESDAHRGIHSDEQTIAGVLGQAGYTTALFGKWHLGHGDPAFMPMNHGFQISKGHTGGCIDYFTMTYGIQDDWYEGSKLVPKNGYATELITEEATEFLESQRDATKPFFLYLPYNAPHFGKGWNPSKGETVNIMQAQAKDLQRVASIRDKVRREFAAMVVSLDDGVGRVMQSLDQTGLADNTLLIFLTDHGGDPTYGGSNRPLRGDKATLFEGGLKVPCVMRWPQKIQPGTESDAVLSSLDLFPTFCEVASVDVPASAVDGQSLLKHLVDGDPVPSRDLFWQTGQHAELDRGSWTALRRENLKYIQDQKGREYLFDLKRDPNEEMNLRQQDPVAFDRMRGHARQLAGSLAPKE; the protein is encoded by the coding sequence ATGTATCGATCGGCGGCTTCGCTCTTGTTTGTCTTGATGGTCTCGCTGGTTGCTGCCGCAGCCGATCGGCCGAACATCGTTTTGATCTTCAGCGATGATCAGGGAGTCGACGATGTCGGTTGCTATGGAAGCGAGATCCCGACGCCGAACATCGACCGCATCGCCAAACAGGGCATCCGACTGACCAACTGGTATTCGGCGTCGTCGATCTGTACGCCGTCTAGATACGGATTGCTGACGGGGCGGAACCCATCGCGATCACGGGATCAGTTGCTGTCGGCACTGATGTTCTTGTCCGAATCAGACGCCCATCGCGGCATTCATTCGGACGAACAAACCATCGCCGGTGTGCTCGGCCAAGCTGGCTACACGACCGCTTTGTTTGGGAAATGGCATCTGGGTCACGGGGATCCCGCGTTCATGCCCATGAACCACGGCTTTCAGATCTCCAAAGGCCACACCGGCGGCTGTATCGACTACTTCACGATGACGTACGGCATCCAAGATGACTGGTACGAAGGATCGAAACTGGTTCCCAAGAACGGCTATGCGACCGAACTGATTACCGAGGAAGCGACCGAGTTCCTGGAATCGCAACGGGACGCGACGAAACCGTTCTTTCTGTACCTGCCCTACAACGCACCTCACTTCGGGAAGGGTTGGAATCCGTCGAAGGGCGAGACGGTCAATATCATGCAGGCGCAGGCAAAGGATCTGCAGCGAGTGGCATCGATCCGCGATAAGGTCCGACGCGAATTCGCCGCGATGGTGGTTTCGTTGGACGACGGAGTCGGCCGGGTCATGCAATCGCTGGATCAGACCGGACTGGCCGACAATACGCTGCTGATCTTTTTGACCGACCATGGTGGCGATCCGACCTATGGGGGCAGCAATCGACCACTTCGCGGCGACAAGGCGACATTGTTCGAAGGCGGATTGAAGGTTCCCTGCGTGATGCGATGGCCACAGAAGATTCAGCCGGGGACCGAGAGTGATGCCGTGTTGTCGTCACTGGATCTGTTCCCGACCTTCTGTGAAGTCGCTAGCGTAGACGTGCCGGCGAGCGCGGTGGATGGTCAATCGCTACTGAAACATCTAGTCGACGGTGACCCCGTGCCATCACGCGATCTGTTCTGGCAGACCGGGCAACATGCCGAACTCGATCGTGGCAGCTGGACCGCGCTGCGGCGAGAAAACTTGAAGTACATTCAGGATCAAAAGGGACGCGAGTATTTGTTCGACCTGAAACGAGACCCCAACGAAGAAATGAATCTTCGCCAGCAGGATCCTGTCGCCTTCGACCGAATGCGTGGTCACGCCCGGCAGTTGGCGGGATCGCTCGCGCCGAAAGAGTGA